The Chryseobacterium phocaeense genome includes the window GAGTCAAATCCTTCCCTAACGCAACTCGCTAAGATTCTTACATCCCACGAAATGTTTGCATTTTCAATGCTATTTTGTTTTGCTTTTTCCAGTAATACCATTGATAATAATCCCAATCCAAAACTTAGTTCAGGAACCAGTCGATTAACAAACTTGCGGGCCTTACCTAAATAAGCGCTTCTATCAGGTCTATTCACATTTGGAATTTTGGCATCCAACTCATTTAAAGGAATTCCTAGTACGTAATGCTGAAGAATATCTTTCATTAAATCAATCCGATTTGTTATATCAGAGATTTCTGCTTCCGGTTTTAATCCAAGAACTTTCTTAATTTGTTCTAATGTAGTATGTTTGCTAAATATCTTTAACAAGAAAGATGGATTATCCTTTATCCATGTAAAAAACCACTCTATTAATTCTATTACTGATCTAGATAATAGATTTTCGAGACCTCCCCGATCAATGGCATTTCCCAACTCGTGAATAATCAATGGCTCAACTCCCGTCTTAATTGCTATCTCTTTTTGCCATAAATACTCATCTGTTAAACTATCCAGTTCATTTCGCCTATCTAGTAATTTTCTAACCTGTTCATCAAACTGCGCTTTATTTCCTTGTATAGTCGCCTTATAAGCATACAATGATTTTTCTAACAAATCTTTACTGGCAGTATGGGATACATTTTCTGGTACAAACCTATACAATATATTCTTTTGATCAACACTTAAATCATCTTTATTCTCTTGGATTGTATCTAAAAAGTATTCCAAAGGATCTTTTATCGTAAGGCATTGATCTCCTTTTGAAAACACATCATCCTTTAACTGCCACCATCTTTCAGAAATAGTGGAATCCTGAATTGTAACAATCTTACCTGGAATCAAAATAACAGCGCCTTGTGAGGAAAGTCCTGCTCTTCCCGCTCTCCCTGCTGCATTTAACAATTCGTGAGGATCGACCTGCTGTCTATTTTCACCATCTTCATCGTATCGGTCATCGCCAGCAATTATAACTATTTCTGCAGGTAAATTAATTCCCTGGGCAAGAGTAGCTGTTGCTACAAGAACTACAGAACCTTCAGTGGATTTAAAATATCCTTCGATTAAAGATCTCTCGGTAGGTAACAGCAAACCATGATGCACTCCAACATTTTTACAATCGTAAAAATACGAATGTCTAAAATCACCTAGCTCAAGGGTAATACCATCCACCAACTTTTGATTGATTTTAATATAATCATGATATGAATTATGCCTGTCAGTTAGAGCTTCAGCAATTTTACGTGATGTGGAGTTGGTTATTCTCGGATCATCTACGAATACAAGTGTTTTGAGCCCTAAACTAGAAAAATGTACTGCTAGGTCGGCTGCAATGAAATTTCTATTACTTGTGAGTTGCCATCTACCACCAATACCCAACAATGTACTATGAGAAAGAATTTGAGATTTTAGATAATCATTATCATCTTCTGTTTCCCAAATATTTTTTAGACTAAAAAAACAAAAAGGATCAATAATCATCCTATTTTTTAGTTTAGCAGGAGGAGCTTTGGTTGTAGCAGTTTTTCTATGTTCATTAATAATGCCATTCAGCTCCTTTATTTTTCGTTCCTCAAATATCAGGCATCCATGAAGTTGACGAGTAGGTTTCCATGTAGAACTAAAAACATGGCATTTTCTTAACGTAACTTCCGAAATCCATGAAGCAATTTCACTACCATTTTCAACCATAGCTGATATTAATAAATAATCAGCTTGAGGAGCTAGATTGAATATAGACAAAAGACAGTACATTGCATCAACAGATCTTCTATCCTTATTTATATTTGTGCCATGTATTAAATGAAATTCATCAAAAACCACCAATCCTACTCTACTAAAAAAATCAGGATTGATGTTGAGAAAAGTTAGACATCTTTCAGGTGTCATAACGACAATTGGAAAGCCGACTACCTCCTCAAAATCAGTAAACTCACTTCCAAATTCAATATTAACTGATTCAAATTCACTAAATAATGGTCTTAAATTCTTATTTACCTGATCTTCTAAAGCATGGGTAGGAACTAAATAGATTACCTTTCTTCCAGAATATAAACACGATGCTATTTTTAATTCCGATAGAGTTGACTTTCCAGCTCCGGTAGGTAATGTTAATACAGCAGATTGGCCAGGATCTAGAAAATCAGTACTTATTACATCTTTATGATTCTCCCACAAATATGGACGCTCTTTTGCCAGGTTTTCCAAAAAATTAGTCCAAAGTACTGGATTGACACCAAATGGAGGCGGAATGTTAATGACCGCTCTCGTTAATATATCTTCTTCTAATAGCTTTAATAATTTTGCAAGACGATAAGGTCCTGAAAAAGTACTTCTTTGCTCAAAACGGCCAATGTCTGATATTGAAAGCTCTATTACCTTGTCAAAATGATTTTGCCGTTCTCCTGTAGATTGAAGTGCTAATCGTTGGCCGATTTGTACCATACCAAGCCCTATTTCTCTCCATAAATAGTTTAGAGCAGTTTCTTCCAAATCATCAGCATTAAATATCTCTTCTTCAATGAGAGTATTTTCAGCTATTTCGGCTACTTTCCCGGTAGCTAAACAGATGATACATGAAATCAATTTCCTGTGCGTTGGGCCTTCCGCGTCACTTCTTCTTAATGACAAAGCTGTTTCTGCAGCGTCTGCCTGGCTATTGCCAATTAAAAAAAGAATTATCGATGCTATATAAGCAGATATAGAATCGGTCTCTAACAAGTTTTCATGCTCTTCATTGTCTAACCCCATCTTATGGATAAGATTATTTGCCGTAGCAGCAACAAAAGCTATAGATTCTTTTTGCTCATGATCAGGAATCGTTAACAAAATAGTTTCAAGATTATTTGCTAACTTTCTCAATAGTTTTAGTCCAGAAATCAAAATTTCACTTTGAAAATTAAGCGTTCCATCTGCTACTTGACGTTTCAAGCTGACAATCTGAGCATATATCTTTGTTAATTCCTGCGGCAGCCTATTAATGTCAATATCTGCAATATCAGGTATATCTTTTATCTTTCTTTCAGTAGTACTATTATACATATCAAGACTTTTTAGACTGTAAATAATTAATAACTTTATCTGAAAAGTCCTGCATCCAATTTCTCATATCATCAAGATAAATAGTTGCTCCACTTCTACGTTCAGAAGTATTCCCAGAAACACAATCATCGTAATTATTGAATAAAGCTTTTCTACCTTCATTATCATTATGCCTCCCTTCTCTGGTTATCCCTATACGATAAATTCGATACTTATTATCAAAAATATCGTTCTGAACATTTTGTAATATATTTCCTGCATCAAGTTGACCAATTAAAATAGAAATTATTGATACCAAAGCATTATTTTTCTCCCCATTTTCAAACTCTCTAAATTCAGGAAAAACCTGCTGAGTAATTTTACCTCTTGGTCCAGTAGTACACTTATCTTCGGTTATAATTATATTTCTCAAACCATCATTTTCATTTAGAATCAGAGCTAAACCATCAATTCCATGTTGGGCTGGTGCAAAATGTGGATAATTAGAAAAAAATTTTTCACCAGTATACCTCTTTGCTAAAACGATCCAGGATATCATCTGAAAAATCCATCCATCTCGTTTTTCAATAGTGGCTGATGTAATTTTGTTAATCACCTTATCAATAGAGTCATTCGGATGCACAGGTAAAACAGTACTCAATGAATTTATAATGCGGTTAATATGGAGGTGGTGTCCTAGTAGCAGTTCCCCTACGTATTCCGCCAATAAATCTTTATTATCTATCTCATATTCGTAATCGATGACTAACGGGGAACAATCTGTATCTATAAGGTTGAAGGGCATAAACTATAATGGTTATTAATAATATATGAAAACAGTAAAATTAAAATATTACTGTTCTAACAAATATAACAAAAACTTAAATCTCTTATTTACAGTTGCCTGCAGTTTTAAAAAAATTGTAAAACCCAATTTAAACCTGTAAAGGAAAATGCAAGAAATTAACCGTCAAAGTGGATAATTAATAGTGATGGAAGATCATAATTGACATTACATTATAACTCTTCTCTACTATGCTTCTTATCTTCTAATATTTTTGCTGCTGTGTTTGCTGTCAATGCTATAGTTTGTGTAATTGTTCGAAGGTTCATTCTTCCGTTAGGAGAATACCTTGCTTTTTCAGCTGCATTTAACATCTTAAAATTAGTTACATTCATGTTCTTTTCTAAAAGCAAGCTTAAGTTTCTTTCCAATTCTCTTCTATTATCCGGCATCTTTATTATTTTTAAATTCAGGTCTGTCAAAATTAGCTAAGGAGTTTGCCAATAATCTTGACCGCTCATCTACAGTTATAAAATTTACTCTCTTATTAGGAAGTTTTTTAGTCTTCAGCAAACTCATTATTATTCTATGATCTGGAATTGATTTAAATGTTCCCTTTTCAATGGATTCAGCTAAAATGTGAATATGTCTCTCAAATTGTTTTCTATTATCTGGTGTAATCATAAATTTGATATTTTTTGATCGAATATATCGACGATATAGGAATTATATCCATAAAATATTCTCAGTACAAGTTTATATTCTGATTTTATACTATCAATTTTATTGAGTGGTATAGTTGAGAAATACCCGATATTAGAAGAAGTTCCTCTGTTATTATTTCCCCAATTTCTTCCAACTCTCCAAAATTTCGAATTTATATCATTCTGCAGGTCTGGTAAGATATCCATCACCTTTTTATTTAAAACTGCCGGAACTAAGTCACTTCCCGTAACATCGACTACATTATCGCATTTAATGAACAATGGGACTATTTGTCCATTTTCACTTTCCGGCATATCTATCGGATATTCGTTCTCAAAAAAAGAGGGCCAAGGATATGATGAGCTTCTTCTATTAGTATCTGACAAAGGCACCAGATACCCTACGATATCAATTATTTCTTGCTTATTTCTTTTTATTTCATCGTTGATTACACTAAAGTAACTTAAAGGGATTTCCCCATTGATTTTTAATTTTCCAAAATTAAGTTTACCTGTTTCAAATAAATGCTTTATCTCATTTTCAAAAGACTCATTATAATTTCTGAAATCTGCACTTAATCGATTCTCTGGAAATGTAGGTTGATAGAATCTTAAGATATTTGCAACCTCTTTTCTTGATTCCAAACTTGTACAAGAGCCTAACGCGGTATTCAGGGCATACTTTAATAAAGTTTCAAGGTCAGATACTAATGGAATATTATTATGGTCATTAAAGCTTCTATCAATATATTCACTGGCTTTTTGGCAATCTTCTATAGATAAAGGTAAAAGATTTTCAATATTTGAAATAAGTTTCTTAGCAAACTCTTTATTCAATATTCCTAAATCATTAAGAGCGTATAAAAATTCATCTATAGGGTGCAAATAAGTTTCATCAAAAAATATTTCTCCACTGTTGGCAGGACCCTTGACAAAAGAGTCCTCAAACAACTTAATCATATTATCAAAGTCC containing:
- a CDS encoding DEAD/DEAH box helicase, with protein sequence MYNSTTERKIKDIPDIADIDINRLPQELTKIYAQIVSLKRQVADGTLNFQSEILISGLKLLRKLANNLETILLTIPDHEQKESIAFVAATANNLIHKMGLDNEEHENLLETDSISAYIASIILFLIGNSQADAAETALSLRRSDAEGPTHRKLISCIICLATGKVAEIAENTLIEEEIFNADDLEETALNYLWREIGLGMVQIGQRLALQSTGERQNHFDKVIELSISDIGRFEQRSTFSGPYRLAKLLKLLEEDILTRAVINIPPPFGVNPVLWTNFLENLAKERPYLWENHKDVISTDFLDPGQSAVLTLPTGAGKSTLSELKIASCLYSGRKVIYLVPTHALEDQVNKNLRPLFSEFESVNIEFGSEFTDFEEVVGFPIVVMTPERCLTFLNINPDFFSRVGLVVFDEFHLIHGTNINKDRRSVDAMYCLLSIFNLAPQADYLLISAMVENGSEIASWISEVTLRKCHVFSSTWKPTRQLHGCLIFEERKIKELNGIINEHRKTATTKAPPAKLKNRMIIDPFCFFSLKNIWETEDDNDYLKSQILSHSTLLGIGGRWQLTSNRNFIAADLAVHFSSLGLKTLVFVDDPRITNSTSRKIAEALTDRHNSYHDYIKINQKLVDGITLELGDFRHSYFYDCKNVGVHHGLLLPTERSLIEGYFKSTEGSVVLVATATLAQGINLPAEIVIIAGDDRYDEDGENRQQVDPHELLNAAGRAGRAGLSSQGAVILIPGKIVTIQDSTISERWWQLKDDVFSKGDQCLTIKDPLEYFLDTIQENKDDLSVDQKNILYRFVPENVSHTASKDLLEKSLYAYKATIQGNKAQFDEQVRKLLDRRNELDSLTDEYLWQKEIAIKTGVEPLIIHELGNAIDRGGLENLLSRSVIELIEWFFTWIKDNPSFLLKIFSKHTTLEQIKKVLGLKPEAEISDITNRIDLMKDILQHYVLGIPLNELDAKIPNVNRPDRSAYLGKARKFVNRLVPELSFGLGLLSMVLLEKAKQNSIENANISWDVRILASCVREGFDSASKLFYKKDNNLLMRVETHLAFSQSLRL
- the avs1c gene encoding AVAST type 1 anti-phage system protein Avs1c, whose product is MITPDNRKQFERHIHILAESIEKGTFKSIPDHRIIMSLLKTKKLPNKRVNFITVDERSRLLANSLANFDRPEFKNNKDAG